From Triticum aestivum cultivar Chinese Spring chromosome 4A, IWGSC CS RefSeq v2.1, whole genome shotgun sequence, a single genomic window includes:
- the LOC123081513 gene encoding uncharacterized protein → MYRLRLDGAPPDRTPRASRMSALETSFHKFAEEPTKGLNFDSLGEAYNFYNLYSREIGFGIRYGKSMLNAEMTKSMQKIVCGCSVRCSSSFVAVYGSVGSSLGNILADWLGFEDCQGNILAGGLPGNGEVTILANGGADCEMGPTQSVSVNALVGLASPDKQRGAGRPTANE, encoded by the exons ATGTATAG GTTGCGTCTTGACGGTGCGCCACCAGACAGAACCCCGCGTGCATCAAGGATGAGTGCTCTAGAGACGTCGTTTCACAAGTTTGCCGAGGAACCAACGAAAGGATTAAATTTTGATTCACTTGGTGAGGCGTATAACTTCTACAATTTGTACTCAAGGGAGATCGGCTTCGGGATAAGATATGGGAAAAGCATGTTGAATGCAGAGATGACGAAATCAATGCAGAAGATTGTTTGCGGCTGCTCGGTAAGATGTTCAAGCAGCTTTGTTGCAGTATATGGAAGTGTTGGGAGTAGTCTAGGAAACATTCTTGCAGATTGGTTGGGTTTCGAGGACTGTCAGGGAAACATTCTTGCAGGGGGGCTGCCTGGGAATGGTGAAGTTACAATACTAGCAAACGGTGGTGCTGACTGCGAAATGGGCCCAACTCAGTCGGTCAGTGTGAATGCCCTAGTAGGATTAGCTTCACCAGATAAGCAAAGAGGGGCTGGCAGGCCAACCGCCAACGAATAG